Proteins found in one Alteromonas macleodii genomic segment:
- the rnc gene encoding ribonuclease III, whose translation MQGIDKYRRLYKAIGYTFTNEALLEQALTHRSAAKQHNERLEFLGDAILGMIVGETLFKRFPTVPEGKLTRMRSTLVKGETLAELAKEASVGELLNLGPGELKSGGHRRSSILADAVEAILGAIYLDSGMDEVRGVIDRLWETRINKLDPNAHPKDSKTRLQEFLQGRKQALPTYEVLSISGKDHAQTFEVSCKVESLPKAVVASGNSRRKAEQEAARLTLEKLDDNT comes from the coding sequence ATGCAGGGAATTGATAAATATCGTCGCCTTTATAAGGCGATAGGCTATACATTTACCAATGAGGCGTTATTGGAACAAGCGCTCACTCACCGCAGTGCAGCCAAACAGCACAATGAGCGCTTGGAGTTTCTGGGCGACGCTATTTTAGGCATGATTGTGGGAGAAACACTGTTTAAGCGTTTTCCAACAGTACCTGAAGGCAAGCTTACCCGTATGCGCTCTACATTGGTTAAAGGCGAGACGTTGGCTGAACTCGCTAAAGAAGCTAGCGTGGGTGAACTACTCAACTTGGGGCCAGGTGAGCTTAAAAGTGGCGGTCACCGCAGAAGCTCGATTTTGGCTGACGCAGTTGAAGCTATCTTAGGTGCTATCTATCTTGACTCAGGTATGGACGAAGTCCGTGGCGTTATCGACCGTTTGTGGGAGACTCGCATAAACAAGCTCGACCCTAATGCCCACCCTAAAGATAGTAAAACACGTCTTCAGGAATTTCTGCAAGGTCGCAAGCAGGCACTGCCAACGTACGAGGTGCTGTCTATTTCCGGTAAAGACCATGCACAAACATTCGAAGTGAGCTGCAAGGTGGAAAGTCTACCAAAAGCAGTAGTGGCGTCTGGCAATAGCCGTCGTAAAGCAGAACAAGAAGCTGCTCGTTTAACATTGGAGAAGCTTGATGACAACACATGA
- the lepB gene encoding signal peptidase I, which yields MANYFSLILVALTLITGLVWLVDSLVFAPKRKARLQAAATAEGAGYGEDPQLPYLVDTSQQIFPVIAFVLVLRSFLYEPFQIPSGSMMPTLLVGDFILVEKFAYGVKDPVFRSKLIETGVPERGDVVVFKYPEEPSIDYIKRVIGLPGDTVVYQNKQVYIKPKCESGSNCPKLKAVPLTFQERGEFVQDMAQLMRYTEDLGTVEHDILRHPVREISPVNFYTQPGTRSNEWIVPEGQYFVLGDNRDNSRDSRFWGFVPDANLVGKAVAIWISFEFERSPSDFLPTWVPTGIRFERAGGIH from the coding sequence ATGGCAAATTATTTCTCCTTAATTTTGGTGGCACTCACCTTAATAACAGGATTAGTCTGGCTAGTGGATAGCCTGGTGTTTGCTCCGAAGCGAAAAGCGCGTTTACAAGCTGCAGCGACTGCAGAAGGTGCGGGCTATGGAGAAGACCCTCAGCTGCCGTACTTGGTTGACACCTCACAACAGATATTCCCTGTTATTGCTTTCGTTTTGGTATTGCGCTCGTTTTTATATGAGCCGTTCCAGATTCCATCAGGTTCAATGATGCCTACGTTATTGGTTGGTGACTTCATTTTAGTTGAGAAGTTTGCTTACGGCGTAAAAGACCCTGTTTTCAGAAGTAAGTTGATTGAAACGGGTGTGCCAGAACGCGGCGATGTGGTGGTTTTCAAATACCCTGAAGAACCGTCAATCGACTACATCAAGCGCGTAATTGGGTTGCCGGGCGATACCGTGGTTTATCAAAATAAGCAGGTTTACATCAAACCTAAGTGTGAATCTGGTAGCAATTGTCCAAAATTAAAAGCAGTGCCATTAACGTTCCAAGAGCGCGGCGAGTTTGTGCAAGACATGGCGCAACTTATGCGCTATACCGAAGATCTTGGTACAGTAGAGCATGATATTCTACGCCACCCCGTTCGTGAAATTTCACCGGTTAACTTTTACACCCAGCCGGGAACACGAAGTAACGAGTGGATAGTTCCAGAAGGTCAGTATTTCGTATTGGGCGATAATCGCGATAATAGCCGCGATAGTCGTTTCTGGGGTTTTGTCCCGGATGCAAACTTGGTTGGGAAAGCCGTAGCAATTTGGATTTCTTTTGAGTTTGAGCGAAGCCCTTCAGACTTTCTTCCTACGTGGGTTCCAACAGGTATTCGATTTGAGCGTGCAGGTGGCATTCATTAA